In Enterobacter cloacae, a single window of DNA contains:
- a CDS encoding TetR family transcriptional regulator has protein sequence MFISDKVSSMIKLQPNTVIRVALDLLNEVGVEALTTRKLAKRLGVQQPALYWHFRNKRALLDALAEAMLAENHTHSVPRVDDDWRSFLIGNARSFRQALLAYRDGARIHAGTRPGAPQMEVVDAQLRFLCEAGFSAWDAVNALMTISYFTVGAVLEEQAGDSDAGERGGTIEQAPLLRAVIDTFDEAGPDAVFELGLAVIVDGLAKRRLVARNIQGPRKGDD, from the coding sequence ATGTTTATCAGTGATAAAGTGTCAAGCATGATAAAGTTGCAGCCTAATACAGTTATCCGTGTCGCCCTGGACCTGTTGAATGAGGTCGGCGTAGAGGCTCTGACGACACGCAAACTGGCTAAACGGTTGGGGGTTCAGCAGCCGGCGTTATACTGGCACTTCAGGAACAAACGGGCGCTGCTCGACGCACTGGCCGAAGCCATGCTGGCGGAGAATCATACGCATTCGGTGCCGAGAGTCGACGACGACTGGCGCTCATTTCTGATCGGGAATGCCCGCAGCTTCAGGCAGGCGCTGCTCGCTTATCGCGATGGCGCGCGTATCCATGCTGGCACGAGACCGGGCGCACCGCAGATGGAAGTGGTCGACGCGCAGCTTCGCTTCCTCTGCGAGGCGGGTTTTTCGGCTTGGGACGCCGTCAATGCGCTGATGACAATCAGCTACTTCACTGTTGGGGCCGTGCTTGAGGAGCAGGCCGGCGACAGCGATGCCGGTGAGCGCGGCGGCACCATTGAACAGGCTCCGTTGTTGCGGGCCGTGATAGACACCTTCGACGAAGCCGGTCCGGACGCAGTGTTCGAGCTGGGGCTCGCGGTGATTGTCGATGGATTGGCGAAAAGGAGGCTCGTTGCGAGGAACATTCAAGGGCCGAGAAAGGGTGACGATTGA
- a CDS encoding IS6 family transposase, with product MNPFKGRHFQRDIILWAVRWYCKYGISYRELQEMLAERGVNVDHSTIYRWVQRYAPEMEKRLRWYWRNPSDLCPWHMDETYVKVNGRWAYLYRAVDSRGRTVDFYLSSRRNSKAAYRFLGKILNNVKKWQIPRFINTDKAPAYGRALALLKREGRCPSDVEHRQIKYRNNVIECDHGKLKRIIGATLGFKSMKTAYATIKGIEVMRALRKGQASAFYYGDPLGEMRLVSRVFEM from the coding sequence ATGAACCCATTCAAAGGCCGGCATTTTCAGCGTGACATCATTCTGTGGGCCGTACGCTGGTACTGCAAATACGGCATCAGTTACCGTGAGCTGCAGGAGATGCTGGCTGAACGCGGAGTGAATGTCGATCACTCCACGATTTACCGCTGGGTTCAGCGTTATGCGCCTGAAATGGAAAAACGGCTGCGCTGGTACTGGCGTAACCCTTCCGATCTTTGCCCGTGGCACATGGATGAAACCTACGTGAAGGTCAATGGCCGCTGGGCGTATCTGTACCGGGCCGTCGACAGCCGGGGCCGCACTGTCGATTTTTATCTCTCCTCCCGTCGTAACAGCAAAGCTGCATACCGGTTTCTGGGTAAAATCCTCAACAACGTGAAGAAGTGGCAGATCCCGCGATTCATCAACACGGATAAAGCGCCCGCCTATGGTCGCGCGCTTGCTCTGCTCAAACGCGAAGGCCGGTGCCCGTCTGACGTTGAACACCGACAGATTAAGTACCGGAACAACGTGATTGAATGCGATCATGGCAAACTGAAACGGATAATCGGCGCCACGCTGGGATTTAAATCCATGAAGACGGCTTACGCCACCATCAAAGGTATTGAGGTGATGCGTGCACTACGCAAAGGCCAGGCCTCAGCATTTTATTATGGTGATCCCCTGGGCGAAATGCGCCTGGTAAGCAGAGTTTTTGAAATGTAA